GCGCTGGACACGGGATTCGGGACGGGCGGCAAGGTCACGACGTCCATCAGTGGCAGCTCCTCGGATCGCGCACAGGCTCTGATGATTCAACCCGACGGCAAGATCGTCGCCGGCGGCTATGCCTCGTACGGCAGCAGTGCCACCGGGCAGGACTTCGCGCTGGCGCGCTACGGCTCGAACGGCGCGCCGGATGCGGGCTTCGGCTCGGCCGGCGTCGTGACGACCGCGCTGGGCAGCAGCGGCGCCAAGGACACCGTGCGCGCCCTCGCCGCGCAGGGCGACAAGATCGTGGCGGTGGGGGGCGACGGCGACTTCAAGGCCGCGCGCTACACGGCGGCCGGCGCGCTGGACAGCACGTTCGGCAGCGGCGGCAAGGTCAGCGCCGTCTTTTCCGGCTCCATCGGCGTCGCCAACGCGGTGGCGGTGGACGCCCAGGGGCGCCTCATGCTGGCTGGCACCAGCGAGAACGACACCGCGGTGGTGCGACTGACGGCGAACGGCGCCCTGGATACCACTTTCGGCGCGGGCGGCAAGCAGATCGTGAAGCTCAGCGACAACTGGGACAGCGCGACCGGCCTGGCCGTGCAGACGGACGGCAAGCTCGTCCTGGGCGGCTGGGTCTACGAGGGCAACTCCTCGGCCGGCAACTTCGCCGTGACGCGCCTGGAAGGGAACGGCGCGCGGGACGCGGGCTTCGGCCAGAACGGCACGACCCTGACCCCCGTCGCGCCCGGCACCAAGGCCGACGAGGCGCAGGCTGTCCTGCTGCAGCCCGACGACCGCATCCCCGCCACGCGCGTCGTGCTGGGCGGCTCCCGCAACGACAGCAACAACGACTTCGCCCTGAGCCGCTACTGGCCCTGAACGACGCGGGCGGCGGCTGACCCCCTTCCTTCGGCCGCCGCCCCATCCACTCCCCCGTTCCTCTTCACCAGCCCGGAGGTCATGCCATGAACCAGACTGCACAAACGTTTCTCTTCGTCCTCTGGGAGGGCGGCGGCAACATTCCCCCTCTTCTCGACCTCGCCCGGCGGCTGCGGGAGCGTGGCCACGCGGTGCGCGTGATGAGCGACGCCTGCAACGAGGTCGAAGTGCGCGCCTCAGGCTGCGCCTTTGTCCCCTACACCACGGCGCCCAGCCGCCCCGACAAGTCCCCGGCGAGCGACCTCGTGAACGACGCCTCGGCCAGTAACCCTCTGGCGGCCCTGGCCCGTGCCCGAGAGGCCGTGCTGGTCGGCCCCGCCGCCCGCTATGCACAGGACGTGCTGGCCGAGATCCAGCGGGCGCGCCCCGACGCAGTGGCGGTCAGCGACGGGCTGTTCGGCGCCGTGATCGCGGCGGAATCGGCCGGGGTGCCCTGCGCGCTGCTGATGCCCCACCACTACTACTACCCGGCTCCTGGGCTGCCGCCCACCGGGATGCGCCCGGCAAGGGGCGCGCTGGGGCGTGGGCGCGACCGCCTGTTCTACGCCCTGCTGACCCGCCTGTTCGACGCCGGGCTGCCCCGCATCAACGCCCTGCGCGCGTCGCAGGGCCTGGCGCCGCTGCGCCACCTCTTCGACCTGCTGCGCGTGCCGGAGCGGGTGCTGGTGCTGACCAGCCCGGCCTTCGACTTCGCGGCCGATCCGCTGCCCGCCAATGTCCGCTACGTCGGCCCGGTGGTGGACGATCCCGTGGGCACCCCCACGGTGCCCCTGAACCTGCCCGGAGGCGACGCGCCCCTGGTGGCCGTGGGCTTCTCGACGACCTTCCAGAACCAGCGCCAGACCCTGCAGAACGTCATCGACGCGCTGGGCACGCTGCCGGTACGCGGCCTCGTGACGCTGGGGCCGGCGATGAACGCGGCGGACTTCCGCCTGCCCGCCAATGTCCACACGCAGGTCTACGTGCCGCACGGGCAGCTCTTCCCGCAGGCCGCCCTGGTGGTCACACACGCCGGGCACGGCACCGTCATCCGCGCGCTGGCCCACGGCACACCGCTGGTTTGCCTGCCGATGGGCCGCGACCAGAACGGCAATGCCGTGCGTGTGGCCGAGCGCGGCCTGGGCCGGATGCTCGCGCCGACCGCGCCCGTAGCGGCCATCCACGCCGCGGTGCAGGACGTGTTGGCCGACCCTGGCTACCGCCTGCGCGCCGCTGAAATGGCCGCCGCCATCGCCCGCGACGTCCGGGAGTCGCGGGCCGTGGAAGAGCTGGAGGCGCTGGCCGCCCCAGGGACGGTGGCCGCCCGCGCTGCTGCCCCGACCCAGGCCGTTCTGAGCCCCACTCCATCCCTCTCATCACAGCCCCAGAGGATCCACCCATGAACAGGTTCCTGATCGCCACCCTCTGCCTCGTGCTCGCCGCCTGCGGTGGGGGTGGCGGCACCGGCGGCATTCCCGCCCCCACGCCCGCTCCACTCCCCACGCCCGGCGACGACCGCGCCCCCCGGCCCCTGACCGTCCAGGTCACCCCCGACCGCCCGCGCATGGTCGAGGGCACCCTGACCCCCGACGGCGGCACCCTGACCGCCACGGCCGCCGACGGCACCGTATTCACCCTGACCGCGCCCGCGAACGCGGTGTTCGGCCCGCTCAAGGTCAGGATGACCCCCGTCGCCAGGCTGGGCGGCCTGAACGGCGCCGGGGGCTACCTCGCCGCCGTGCATCTGGAGCCGAAGGGCGCGGAGTTCTTCGAGCCACTGACGCTCAAGATCGCGGCCCCGCAGGCCCTGAAGCCCGAGACGCTGCGCGCCTTCAATTCGCACGCCCTGGGCGCTGACTTCTACTTCCAGGGCCGCGCGGTGGAGGGCCGCACCGCCACCCTGCGCCTGCTGCACTTCTCCAACCCCGGCGTGGCGGTCATAGAGGAGAGCGACCTGCCCGTGCCGCCCGTGCCGACCAGCCCGCGCGACCGCCTGGAAAACGACCTCGCGCTGGACATCACGAAGGAAACGCAGCTTCTGGACAGGTTTCATGCCCAGCTTGGGCCCCTGCTGGAGGCGGCCCTCACGAGCGATGCCAAGCTCAAGACCGCCACCGGGCAGTTTCTGACCTGGCGCAGTGAGGTCGAGCGCCTGGGCCTGTCGGAGGTCTACAAGACGCAGATCTACCAGGGCTGGAAGCTGATCGCGCAGGGCATCGAGGGGGCCGTGGAGCGGGCGCACGCCGAATGCGCGGTGAACAGTGACCTGACCCGCCTGCGCGACATCGTGACCTGGGTCTCGTGGGTCAAGCGCAACCCGCGCCTGTCGCCCTACTTCAACGGCAAGATGGCCCGCTTTGAACAGCTCGCCCGCGACTGTGCCCGCTTCGAGCTGGAGGTGAACTCCACCATCACGATGGATCTGGGCGATGCCCGGTTCGAGAGCACCGTACACACGAACATTCCCCTGATGCCCGCCGGCGGTGAAACCGACCTGCCCACCACCCTGATGGGCCACGCGCCCCTGGAGGTGCGGGGCTACCGCGCCGAGATCGAGAACTGCACGGTGACGCCGGGCACCCCGGTGGCCCAACTCGACGTCGAAGCCGAACTGGGCCTGGCCTGGCTGGACACCACTGCCGGCATCCCGTTCCTCGACCTTCTGCCCGGCTACAACCGGGTGCCTGGCACCATCGTGTGCAAAACGTCCAACAGTCCGGTCACCCGAGACCTGCCGGACTGGAGTTCCTCGTTCAGCACCGCGCATCTCGACGAATGTTCTCCAGAGGGGTGCTACCGCATCGAGGACTGGCAGCCCGGCGTGGGCAGCGTGCTCGGCACGAAAACCTACGAGCGCACCGTGCCGGCCGCTGGTCGCGTTTACCACGAAAAGACCACCCTGACGTTGCGCCACGCGCCCCTCTGAGCCGCCGCCCGTCCGGCGCCCGTCCCCACGGCGGGCGCCGAACCATGGGTTGGCAAGGCTAGGCCGACACCCGACCACTGGAGGCCCTCCCCCAAAACGCGGCAGCGGGGTCTCCCCCGTGCCAGCTCGAAAATCACCCTGCGATCATCCCTCTCGGTTCACCCTGTGCCCAGGAGGTTCATATGCACCCCACCCCATCCACCCGCCCCATCCTCGTCATCGGCGCCACCGGCGCCATCGGCTCGCAGGTCGTGCGCGCGCTGCTCGCGCGCGGCGCGCCCATCCGCGTGTTCGTCCGCTCGCCCGGGAAGGTCGCGGCGCTGCCCGCCCACGTCGAGCGGGCCGTGGGCACGCTGGAGGATCCCGAGGCCATCGACAGGGCCCTGCAGGGCGTGCAGGCGGCCTTCTACGTCTCGCCCCACGACGAACTGGAGGAAGTCTTCGCCGAGCACGTCGTCTCCGCCTGCGAGCGGGCCGGCGTGCGGCTGGTCTTTTCCGGGGTTCACAGCGGCGGCAAGACCCGCCTCGCCCGCTTCGCGCAGCGCACGATCTTCGGCCTGTTGATGCCGCACTACCGCGGCAAACTGCGCCTCGCCGAGCGCATCCGCACCTCGCGCACCCGCCCGGTCATCCTGATGCCCGGCAACTACTACCAGATGGACGAGGTCTGCCGGGCCGAGCTGCTGGCCGGGCGTTACCCCTTCCCGATGGGCCTGGTGCCGCGGGTGGACACGCGCGACGTGGGCGAGGCGGCGGCCCGCGCCCTGCTCGATCCCTCGGTGCCCGGCGGCGACTACGCGCTCGTCGGCCCGGAATCGCTGAGCGGGGCGATGACGGCGGCGCACTGGGCCGCGGCGCTGGGCCGGCCGGTCACCCATGTGCCCGATCTCGCGGTTACCGACGCCCTGTTCGGGCGCGCCTACGGGGGCCGCAAGGCGCTCGACTGCCAGAAGAGCTATCGCACGGTGGGCAAGGTGAAGGTCAAGACGTCGGCGGCCGAACTTCGGCAGACGGAAGACCTGCTGGACCGCGCACCGCGTTCCTTCGCCGAGTACGCCCGCGAGGTGGCCTCAGAGTGGCTGGCCACCGAGCGCGCCGCGCCGCCGGCCCACCAGGCAGCGATCACCCCACCCGCGGCCGCGGCCCGCTGAGCGTCCGGAGGCAGGTATGTCCGGACACCTGACCCCCGCCATGACCGTCCCCGAGGCCCGCCGCCCACGGCCCTCCCTCCCGGCCCCACTGGAGTTCGGCTGGCAGATGCGGGGACTGGAGACCGCCCGAACCACGCTGACGCGGCGCCGGGGCGGCGCCCTGGAACTGACCATCGACCACGCGCCCCTGCGCGGCGTGACCCCGGCGATGCTGCGCTGGTGGTTCGAGGGCGTGCACCTGGACATGGTCTACCGGGGCCAGCGCCTGCCCCGCTACCGGGTCTGGCACCCCCGCGACCACATCGCGCTGGGCAAGCCCCGGCTGCACCGGAACGGTCTGGCGGGAGAGGGCGCCCACTTCCACATCCAGGAGGTCTTCGGGCGCGACGGGCGCTTCCGGGTGGACTCCACCGAGTACGTCGAGAAGCTGGACGACAGCGGCATCCGGCTGCTCAAGTTCGTGGCCGGCGTGCGGGTCTTTTCGCTGGAGCACTGGTTCAGCGCCCTGCCCGGCGGCACGCGCTACGAATCGCAGATGGTGGTGGGGACGTCGAGTCCGCTGCTGGGCCGCGTCCTGAACCCCCTGCTCACCACGCGCGTCTTTCCCGAATCCATGGGCCGGGCCTGGCTGCGGCACAACGTGGAGGAGGTCGGCAATTTCGAGTTCTTCCTGCCGGAACTGTGGGCCCAGGAGGCGGGGGGCAGGAGACGCCTCGCCTCAGGCACCACGGCTCATCACTGAGCTTCCCGCGCGCCAGAGCCTCGCTCAGACGTCCGGCTGGCGGGCGCTCTCCCCCCTGGGCCCGGCCCGGAGGGGAAGCACCTCGTCATCACCCTCACCGCGGGGCGGTGCGCCCATGACCCTGATTCCTGCCCGCCTCGCTCGTCACGCCCCTGCTCGCGCCGCCACACTGGGCGCCCGAGCACTCCGTGGAGGCCCGCGGAGGCGGAGTTAAGGGGGGGCCTGCTCCAGCGCGGAGCGGGTGGCGGCGGCCCGGCTGCTCACGCCCAGCTTGGAATAGATGGTCTTGACGTGGTCGTTAACCGTGTACAGGCTGATGCTCAGCTCGCGGGCGATCTCCTTGTTGCTCAGTCCACGCGACAGGGCGCGCAGCACGTCCCCCTCGCGCGGGGTCAGGTCATGGCCGGCGACGGGCGCGGGGCGGGCGTCCAGCGGGGCTCCGCCCCGGGCCAGGACGCTCGCCTCCTCGGCCGTCAGGTCGGCGCCGCGCCGCGCCGCCGCCTCGCGCTCGGGGGCGCTCAGGCCGGTCACGCCCGCTTCCGCCAGCGGGCGCAGCGCCGCGTGCTCGACAGTGCCGCTCACCCCGGCTTCGCGCCGCAGGGCGTCCACGGCGCCCAGCAGGGCGGCGGCCCTGTTGCCTTCGCCGTGCCGGGCCGCCAGCGCCGCGAAGCCCTCCAGCGCCCCGGTCAGCAGGGTGGCATCCCGGTTGGCCTGGGCGTGTTCCAGCGCCGCCCCCAGCAGCGGCGCCGCGTCCTCCCACGGGCCGCGCCCCAGGGCCAGCGCCGCGCGGCACAGGTCGTTCCAGGCGAGCAGGGTCAGGTCATGCTGCGCGTCCGCGCCCGCGCGCACCTCGGCGCAGCGCTCGGCCGCGCCGCCATGGTCGCACAGGATCAGCCTCAGCCAGGCCTCGACCTGCCGGGCCTGAGCGCCGGACCAGGCGTCGCCCAGGACATCGGCCATGCGGGCCACCTCAGCCAGATCCTGGATGGC
The sequence above is drawn from the Deinococcus koreensis genome and encodes:
- a CDS encoding glycosyltransferase, whose product is MNQTAQTFLFVLWEGGGNIPPLLDLARRLRERGHAVRVMSDACNEVEVRASGCAFVPYTTAPSRPDKSPASDLVNDASASNPLAALARAREAVLVGPAARYAQDVLAEIQRARPDAVAVSDGLFGAVIAAESAGVPCALLMPHHYYYPAPGLPPTGMRPARGALGRGRDRLFYALLTRLFDAGLPRINALRASQGLAPLRHLFDLLRVPERVLVLTSPAFDFAADPLPANVRYVGPVVDDPVGTPTVPLNLPGGDAPLVAVGFSTTFQNQRQTLQNVIDALGTLPVRGLVTLGPAMNAADFRLPANVHTQVYVPHGQLFPQAALVVTHAGHGTVIRALAHGTPLVCLPMGRDQNGNAVRVAERGLGRMLAPTAPVAAIHAAVQDVLADPGYRLRAAEMAAAIARDVRESRAVEELEALAAPGTVAARAAAPTQAVLSPTPSLSSQPQRIHP
- a CDS encoding SDR family oxidoreductase, with translation MHPTPSTRPILVIGATGAIGSQVVRALLARGAPIRVFVRSPGKVAALPAHVERAVGTLEDPEAIDRALQGVQAAFYVSPHDELEEVFAEHVVSACERAGVRLVFSGVHSGGKTRLARFAQRTIFGLLMPHYRGKLRLAERIRTSRTRPVILMPGNYYQMDEVCRAELLAGRYPFPMGLVPRVDTRDVGEAAARALLDPSVPGGDYALVGPESLSGAMTAAHWAAALGRPVTHVPDLAVTDALFGRAYGGRKALDCQKSYRTVGKVKVKTSAAELRQTEDLLDRAPRSFAEYAREVASEWLATERAAPPAHQAAITPPAAAAR